From the Pyrenophora tritici-repentis strain M4 chromosome 5, whole genome shotgun sequence genome, the window GGACTTGACAGAAAGTGGAAATGCTGGGTTTGTGAGCCGCTTTGGACTTCGATCTGGTACTGCTGGCGGGGGCTCGTTGAAGACCAATTCTCCGATAGGATATATGGCGATGGGCTCTATAGTTGTCTTCAAAGAGGCGGGCCCAGATGCTGGAGGATATCCATCTAATGGATCTGTCGAACAAACTTGGGGGTGTGACTTTGATGCCAAGACCGGCCCACCCGTCTGGCTATCAAAGTATCTCTGAATCACTCCAAACGTTCCCATTTCTCCAGTTTGGTCAGTCTCGATCTGAGGAAGTAATTCGATAACGGTGTCGTGGCTGGCTTTGCGTCTGTGCTTTGCAACCAGGGGCTCCAATGGCGCATGTCGTGCTGCCTTCGGATTCGCAATCTTGAATGGCGTTTGGCGTCGCTGACGCTTCTGGTCTTGCAGAGGACTGATTGGTGGACTCTCACATCCAACGCTGTCATCTCGACTCATATATCCGGAAGAGATGGTGGACCGTGGTTCGTAATTCAGTACCCTAGCTGTAGGGACAGACAATGAGCGACGAATTTGTCTTTCCACAGACTGGGGGACTTTTGGTGACGACGCCTGGACTTCCATTGAATCCAACTCGACGGGAGCCTTGGGACGAATCATGGTCTGGACGTCTGACATGTAAGAGCCTACTGACGGGCTGTATGCGTGTGGACTCGTGAAGCCCTGATCTTTGCTGGGTGAAGTAGTTCCATGAGATGTCCTAGGACGTGAGTAGTTTCCTTGTGAGGTCGTTACAGAGTCCGGCCTAGAAGTCCGCATCTCGAAGTCGCGAGGAGTGTGGTTGAGGAAGGTACCTTTGCGCCTTTGCTGACATCCAAACTCGTCTATAAAGTGCACCGGTGATGATGGCTCAGAGCCAGTCGGCTGAGTACCTGCAGTGGACGGCGGCGTGGTGTTCTCGTCCTGCGTCGAAGCCGTTGATTTGCGCTTGAGCGACTCCAACGTTGCGCTTGTGTCCCTCAGACGTGCCGCTTCAAACGCGCCAGCATATTCGAGAGCACTCCAACCGGTATGTCCAAACATGGGAAAGGCGTTCAAGAGGCTTTCGGTGGACAAGGAAGAGGTCATATTTGCGACCGGATTGGCAGATAGCCTTAAATCGAAAGCCGGAATCCTAGACCTCTTCCCAATCCGGTATCCCAATTCGAATTGTGAGCACTACCCAGCAGGGGAACGCTGAGCGAGAACGTGGCACAACCAAGAAAAGGGTAGCGCAGTAGAGTAGTGGTGTGGTATCTCACGAAGACTGCTGGAGGCTGACTGTAACCTTGAGCAGGGATGAGATAGGATCTTGGCTTTGATGGTTGGCGGTGGTGGCGCGGGATTGGCTTCAGCGACTGGGAATGTATGGCGAGCGGCAGCCTTCTTGCGCCCAGGTTTCAGCCAGATAAGACAGATTCTCGAGTAGAAGGGAGGAGAAGCACGTCGTACAATCGGTGTGGATCTGAGGGTAGGGGTAGTTGTTTGACCTCGTGATGGTGGGAGGTGACGCCAGGTGTGACACTGCAGGTATTGACAGCGAAGCCGGTAGCCGACGACCAAAGCCGGGCACAAGTCCCGGAGAATTTTTTTCTTTGGCCTCACGGAGAGCGTTGGAAAGAATGAGGTTGTAAAAAGAGGCCGACAGACAGGGATGAGCGGCTGGAAATTGACATCTCACAAGTGTGAACTTAAACTTGGACTGTCAGTGCGTTACCCAGAAGCATGACCCGGAAGATCAGCCCGCAGCAGATGGCCAGGCGTAATTTGACTAGCCGATGACGATAACAAGCGCGTCGAGTATGTAGTACAGGAGCACAAAGCCGATTGGCATTTGAGTGGTACAAAGATAACGAGGTCGATGTGCAGCTTGCCTCTTCCGAGATGCAGCGCCTTGCGAACGTTACGATGCAGCGACCAAATTGCCGATCTCTAATAACGTGCACGGAGGACAGGTGATTGTTGCTTGCAGTGTGGAGATGCAGGAATCGACGAGCGATAAAGGGCGGTGTGCATCGTTGTGGTACTCGAGTGCATAATCCGCTGAAGCAGGGAAAGTCGCGTCCCTCTTGCCAGACACAAGCCACGCCCACGCGCATCACGCACTAGAAGCTCACGATGCAGCAGGAAATCTAATCTTCACGAACGGCTGGAGGGGCGCTAGAAAGGGGTCCAGGGGAAAACAATATTCGCCCTGATTCACGATTAAGCACAGACGTGCATGTCGATCGTTGCCCGCCAGATCTGAGCCACAAAGCGCCTCGGGCTTCATGGCAGATCATATCGGTTAAACTAATAGGCATATGGCCCTGGACTATCGGAGAGGTATATGATACATGAGGGCGCGACTTCAATGCCTGAAGTCCCGCCAAGTTCTACATAGTAGATGCAGCATCACGCTGAGTTATGCATATGTCTGTATTATCACACAGGTCTCAGCTTCGTCGTTCTTGCCTCTTGCAGCATTAGCCGCTTTTCGGCTTCTTGTTCTTGATGAACGGATCCTGTGGTGGGCGAGGCCGCCTGCGAATCTTTGCCTTTGCCTTGGACATGCCTCCGATGACGTCTCCCGTGATAGGAGCAGGCGCCCCAGCCGTCCCATTACTTCCCTCTAAGCCCTCTAAGCCAGGAGTGGACCCTTTCCGCGTCGCATCAGCCTGAGCAGCTGGTGTCGACTGACCACTGCCTCCGTTCGACGTGTTGGGCGCAGACTCGGACGCAGCGTCTTCCATCTCAACATCACTGCTTTCATGCTTGGTGTCCATGCCGTTGCTCTGTTGCTCGAACTTGCGCTTCTCGTGATGTACAAGCGTCATCTCAGTTTTGATCGCTTCCTTCTTAACTTCCATCATGGAGGAGTTGGGCTGGTTACTCGCCGACTGAACTTCTGGCTTGACGTCTGGTATCGGTCGGTTGCCCTGCATATAACCTTCCTTAGGTGCTGGGAAATTGCTCGAATGTTGTTCAAGCATTCTTGAAACCTGTCCATCGGTAAACCGCTTCCTCTCTTGTGCGTTTAGAATCAGCTTTCTCCAGTACTCTCCTGATTGAAGTGACGTCGAGTCACCCAATACCCACAGCGATGACTTGGCTCGCGTAAGACCGACGTTCATACGGCGAACATCGTCAAGGAAGCCAATGCCACCATTAGCTCGTACACAGGAGAAGATTATGATTTCGTTTTCACGACCTTGGAAAGCATCTGTCGTGTTGAAGTCAATATCCTCGACAATGGTCTGTCCATACGTTCTCTTGAAACGCTCTTTTATCTCGTAAAGCTGGCTCTTGTATGGTGTGATGATGCCAATTTTACCCTTGAAGTTGTAATTGGGGAAGTCAGACGTGAGGCGGTGATACAACTGCAATGCGACATTGATCTCGGCAATGTTCATGAGTGATTTGCCCGAAGTTGCTTTTTGTTGCTGTCCTTTCACATCAAAGAAGCGATAGGGTCCCAATAGCGAACTCTGGTGCCATGGTTGCTTACGCACGCTGGCCATATCGCCACCGTCCAAGAGCTTGCCATCGTAGAATGTCTGGCTGGGAAACTGGCTGATTTCCGGGTGCATACGATATTGTACATCAAGTAGATGCACGTCATTTGGGTGGTTTTGCTGCATGCGCATGAACAAGCTCTGTGCGTATCGGAAACGGACCGCTTCCTTCGAGAAGATCGTTGGAGGTAATTGTTTCGGATCTCCAACAAGGATACACTTGGCGCATCCGTATTTGAGAGGAATGAGTGCGCTCATCTCAACACATTGAGCAGCTTCGTCGACAATGACCGTGTCAAATTCGACTTCGATGGTCCGAAACATGTGGTGCCCGGATCCATTGAGTGTTGAACAAACCACGTGTGCGTCGTTCAAGATGGCGGCAATCGCCTTGTCTCGCCGCGAATCTGCTCTACGGCCGGTTGACGCTTGACTGTCTTTGATAGCGTCGATCTGGCCTGAGAGCAGTTTCTTTTTGTGGTACAGAGCACTGATGTCATTATCAAGCCTAGCTGCAGCATCTCCTTTCACTTCACCCTTGTTTCGTAGTTCGTAAGCTTCTCTCAACTGTTTGGATGTTTCCTGGTGCTCATCGAACACCTTCTGCCTCGCTTCTTGCTCATTACTGTTCGAATCTGCACCCAAACGCTTATCAACAAGTTCGTCTAGCGTCAGGTCCTGTAGGTTGGCTTCGACAGCGTCGCTTCGACCCAGACGTACGATGTTGATCTGACGTACTTCACCATCGAGAGTCTTGATGCCTGGCCGGAGGCGCATACACAACTCATCGACTGCTGCGTTACTAGGTGCACAGACTAGTATCTTCTTCGGGGTGGGGTCTGATTGCGATTTACCAGGCACGGCGATGTTAGTGCCACGATTACGAAAGCTGCCACTAAGGATTGCTCCAACGATAGCTGTGATTGTCCTAGTCTTTCCGGTACCAGGAGGACTAAGAGCTCGTTAGTAGGGTTCATGATTAGACACATGTGAAATGACTTACCCTTGAATCAAGGTAAAACCATCGTTGTCAATGGCTGACTTGATGGCTTTTCCTTGCGCCAAGGTCAGGTCGTAGTTCAAGATGAGTGGCTGTATTTGGCTATCCTTATAAGTCAAAAGTGGCGAAGGTTTCGCCTTGATAATCTCGTCGCACAGGTCGTAGTACTGAAGTCCTCTGAGCGCAGCATACTCACGCTCGAGCGATGTAATTGAATCGATCTTGGTTGCGAGCAATGTGTTGTTTTTCTGGAACACCTTCTGAAGCTTGCTTCCTGGAATAAGGCGGTAAGTGATTTGGAAGTGTTCTTTCGTTCTCTTGATATTGTGCACTCTGGCGAGACATGTCGGCACGTCCGCGGAGGGTTTGGATTGCGACAAGAGAATAATATCTCCTTCATAAAAGGGCATCTCCTTGCTCACGCCGTATTTCAACGTACTGCCTACTTCCGAAAACTGATCGACCCTTGCTGATGAGGAAATTGTTATCTCGTATGGTTTTGCCAGAGGTTCGTCGCGCATTTTAATAAAGCTTTGCCATGCCTCCAATAGTAGAAGGCGTTCGAATGTACGTTGGTAATCGTCGGGAGTGTGGAAGGTACTTATAACCATAGAATAATCCCCCTTACTAGTCCTTGGTGGGAAGTGACCGTCGTAGAAATAGTCCCAGTTGAGTATCGTGCCATGTAGGCCACTCAAATCAGGCGCTATACGAGCGAGCATGCTCTTGCCGGATTGCACCCGTCGCCTCTTCTTGGTCGGCATCTGGACATTGATTTGATTGATCATGTTCGTCTTTGGTCCAGTCTTGGCCTTGATGCCCTTGGGCCCGAACATATCTTCGTCAATGTCACCTTGTTCGTCCGACGATTCATCAGAAGAATGCATCAGGCCTTCTCCCTTGGCAGCCTGTTCTTTGCCTAAGATACCCAAGCCTTCGAGACCTGAACCTGCTTCCGCGGTGTGGGAAGAGAGGCCTCTAGCTGCTTTGGCCTTGGCGACTAGTGCGGCTCTTTCTTTCTCAgctctctctttctcttgTATCCGCTTGCGCTTGAACTCGGCTTGCTGCGCGTTCCTCAAGTCTTCTGCAGCCTTTTGTTGCACAGCCTTTGTTGCTGAAGCCTTCGTCTGCTCTCGTCGCTCTTGGAACTTGGTAGCTCCTGCGGTCATGCTAGCCAACAAGTTGGCTTTGACATGTCCTGGTGTTGGTGTCACGCCGGGGGACATCCATTTGCTTATCGAGGCCTGTTTTGGTTTCACAGGCTCCTCTTCCTTGACGAGCGTGCGGCCAAGATGCTCCTCAAGGGCTTGTTGCAGCTCCGCTTGTTGCATCTTGCTGAGCTTTGCCCGAACGTCTCCTGATAGCACTCTTTCCATGTATGAGAGCGCGCCGGCATCGATGTCAATGGACACGCGACGTAGGCGGACAAGAAGCTTGCTAATCAGAGTGACAGATTTGCTGGACAGGAACTCGTCACGAAGACGAAGCCACTTAGCCAGGCCCTCCATGGAGTTGGCAGGCCGGGCCAACAGCTCTTTCAGCAGCATTGTCTCTGATGTGCTCCCATCTTCTTCGGTGGTAGGTGGTTGTAGGGCTGTTACAAACAAGCTGTATTGGTCAAACAGCATGTCGGCAAATTGCATAGTGTCTCTACAGAAGTCCATCATCATTTTTTTGTCGTAGAAACCCAGGTTACTCCACCCTTCGGTTGTTGCAAAGATCATGGTAAGTGAATCCCAGAGGTTCTCCCAGAGACTCATCGTCGCAGCGGCATCTTCAGAGTCATACTCTTGGTCCCGTAGTATACCGTCCTGAGAGTTGCAGATGATGTCGATGATATCGCTGCAAGTTTTGATCATGTCCGGTACCGGAGCAAAGGCCTTCTTTGATCTAACCTGGCGAATCGAATCTGAAATACCGAGAACCATGTTCCTATAATGGGCACGCAACATGTGTTGCAAAGCACCTCGACGCTCCCGTTCTCCGCTTATGAATTTTAGAAAATCGCGTGCAGAGAGGCGTGTAGACTCTACGGATGAGAACATCAGAGAGATGATGGCGCTAGCTGCAGGTCGTTGTCCAAATAGCGCTCGCATGAGAGAGGGATCATATCCCGACAACCTCTCCACAACATCGGTGATGGATTGAGATAATAGCCCAAAGCGACTATTGAAATGCCGTACTGTGGCAGGCACCTTATCGACACCGGACTTCATCTGTAGCGGTTCAAGGCCGATCAAACTTCTACTGGC encodes:
- a CDS encoding SEN1-N multi-domain protein, with product MSEEIVEKLNELRDLPEDQHLFCPRIGEDGSVYYEEDVAAYPPETDPTELAHRKLRVQEAEDRKWTALKATEILAFDDEDAGPHKEWMTNRLNQLMQSCDVCVRVFHQSRTAWQSRLLDTFDEENVRIFMEAMDKQCLGRIQKGLDEANEILSKADPKTRSVRLLPNECTYGFFEALSCDALIRNEELLQKHFDTPFDMVQTKKRLKVQTYLPAMTRFLFSRVERRHKWATESWSTFKRNLLKSEWDWAVRDYMTSVMMKVQMYCLDKDLVPLFWGGSRLIVAKMDRELITDSLRALDGDFYRLMLDHLSLPSEGFLDLIATMKQLLETSPIDYWDGMNAVTPSIATVVEQVFNSPVFNQLLLAAADENEQSMVNLHAAFSWIPPFLDSIKLANLGPATRPFAQALLGRFQSDRYSATSRAYCYREGLKVLDYAFRKMGEGKTTDKFVGQPVVNGMLDMLSTFIQSLVMNLKDFKTSKNVKDMQLALSVIEHAFKLEAHSLIVERILISAKQPSPTETPPSSPIWKTVLRAIGPESLELATHLLIASRSLIGLEPLQMKSGVDKVPATVRHFNSRFGLLSQSITDVVERLSGYDPSLMRALFGQRPAASAIISLMFSSVESTRLSARDFLKFISGERERRGALQHMLRAHYRNMVLGISDSIRQVRSKKAFAPVPDMIKTCSDIIDIICNSQDGILRDQEYDSEDAAATMSLWENLWDSLTMIFATTEGWSNLGFYDKKMMMDFCRDTMQFADMLFDQYSLFVTALQPPTTEEDGSTSETMLLKELLARPANSMEGLAKWLRLRDEFLSSKSVTLISKLLVRLRRVSIDIDAGALSYMERVLSGDVRAKLSKMQQAELQQALEEHLGRTLVKEEEPVKPKQASISKWMSPGVTPTPGHVKANLLASMTAGATKFQERREQTKASATKAVQQKAAEDLRNAQQAEFKRKRIQEKERAEKERAALVAKAKAARGLSSHTAEAGSGLEGLGILGKEQAAKGEGLMHSSDESSDEQGDIDEDMFGPKGIKAKTGPKTNMINQINVQMPTKKRRRVQSGKSMLARIAPDLSGLHGTILNWDYFYDGHFPPRTSKGDYSMVISTFHTPDDYQRTFERLLLLEAWQSFIKMRDEPLAKPYEITISSSARVDQFSEVGSTLKYGVSKEMPFYEGDIILLSQSKPSADVPTCLARVHNIKRTKEHFQITYRLIPGSKLQKVFQKNNTLLATKIDSITSLEREYAALRGLQYYDLCDEIIKAKPSPLLTYKDSQIQPLILNYDLTLAQGKAIKSAIDNDGFTLIQGPPGTGKTRTITAIVGAILSGSFRNRGTNIAVPGKSQSDPTPKKILVCAPSNAAVDELCMRLRPGIKTLDGEVRQINIVRLGRSDAVEANLQDLTLDELVDKRLGADSNSNEQEARQKVFDEHQETSKQLREAYELRNKGEVKGDAAARLDNDISALYHKKKLLSGQIDAIKDSQASTGRRADSRRDKAIAAILNDAHVVCSTLNGSGHHMFRTIEVEFDTVIVDEAAQCVEMSALIPLKYGCAKCILVGDPKQLPPTIFSKEAVRFRYAQSLFMRMQQNHPNDVHLLDVQYRMHPEISQFPSQTFYDGKLLDGGDMASVRKQPWHQSSLLGPYRFFDVKGQQQKATSGKSLMNIAEINVALQLYHRLTSDFPNYNFKGKIGIITPYKSQLYEIKERFKRTYGQTIVEDIDFNTTDAFQGRENEIIIFSCVRANGGIGFLDDVRRMNVGLTRAKSSLWVLGDSTSLQSGEYWRKLILNAQERKRFTDGQVSRMLEQHSSNFPAPKEGYMQGNRPIPDVKPEVQSASNQPNSSMMEVKKEAIKTEMTLVHHEKRKFEQQSNGMDTKHESSDVEMEDAASESAPNTSNGGSGQSTPAAQADATRKGSTPGLEGLEGSNGTAGAPAPITGDVIGGMSKAKAKIRRRPRPPQDPFIKNKKPKSG